Proteins encoded in a region of the Mucilaginibacter sabulilitoris genome:
- a CDS encoding tetratricopeptide repeat protein, with translation MKIKLLMAGLLGLVSATAFAQKGELNTAKSEYNNYEGLRASKATLAVAVKSLGTARTSIDKASANEKTAALPETFALKGAIYSALAVQDTVAATSTPLFTTADESLKKAKELDTKGENKQLIDNAYLNMAQYQLTKGVAEYSAGKYDLAYHSFDYYRTVLPEDTNAIYYTGLAAANSKNYPAAITNYNKLVTTKYSKNASIYMDLSSLYLAGKDTVNALKSVSDGIAKYPNNTDLRKREIEISLQTGKEKEVAQKIQTALAADPKNKTLYYYAGLTYSQTAEAIIKEQAKAKDAAAKNTLQQQKVDSYTKAADMYKKALEIDPNYFEANLNLGYVILNPAIDAYNAANKLPANKQKEYDAAIAKANAQFDLAKPYLLKAVELNPKSPDALTNLRTYYLGKKDNTNAEAIKKQLDALNAQ, from the coding sequence ATGAAAATCAAACTTTTGATGGCGGGCCTGTTAGGCTTAGTTTCAGCAACAGCGTTTGCACAAAAAGGTGAATTAAATACTGCAAAGAGCGAGTATAACAATTACGAAGGATTAAGAGCATCAAAAGCTACTTTAGCTGTTGCGGTTAAAAGTTTAGGAACAGCAAGAACCTCAATTGATAAAGCTTCGGCTAATGAGAAAACTGCGGCGCTACCTGAAACTTTTGCTTTAAAAGGCGCCATTTATTCTGCCCTTGCAGTTCAGGATACTGTAGCAGCTACATCAACACCGTTATTTACAACAGCAGACGAATCGTTGAAAAAAGCTAAGGAACTTGATACAAAAGGCGAAAACAAACAACTGATTGACAATGCTTATTTAAATATGGCGCAATACCAGTTAACCAAAGGTGTAGCCGAATATTCTGCGGGTAAATATGATCTTGCGTACCACTCATTTGATTATTACCGTACTGTTTTACCAGAAGATACCAATGCCATTTACTATACAGGTTTAGCAGCTGCCAACTCAAAAAATTATCCTGCAGCTATAACTAATTACAATAAACTGGTTACAACCAAATACTCTAAAAATGCGAGTATTTACATGGATTTGTCATCACTTTATTTAGCAGGCAAGGATACCGTAAACGCACTTAAATCAGTTAGTGACGGTATTGCCAAATATCCGAACAATACAGATCTGCGTAAAAGAGAAATTGAAATAAGCCTGCAAACAGGAAAAGAAAAAGAGGTAGCTCAAAAAATACAAACCGCTTTAGCAGCCGATCCAAAAAACAAAACTCTGTATTATTATGCAGGTTTAACTTACTCACAAACTGCCGAAGCAATTATTAAAGAACAGGCAAAAGCCAAAGATGCAGCTGCTAAAAATACACTACAACAGCAAAAGGTTGATAGCTATACAAAAGCTGCTGATATGTATAAAAAGGCGCTGGAAATAGATCCTAATTATTTTGAAGCTAATTTAAATTTAGGTTATGTAATTCTCAACCCTGCAATTGACGCGTACAATGCTGCCAATAAATTGCCGGCTAATAAACAAAAAGAATATGATGCAGCTATAGCAAAAGCAAACGCTCAGTTTGACCTGGCTAAACCATATTTATTAAAAGCTGTGGAGTTAAATCCAAAATCGCCTGATGCATTAACCAACCTTAGAACCTATTATTTAGGTAAAAAAGACAACACTAATGCAGAGGCAATCAAGAAACAACTTGATGCGCTGAATGCTCAATAA
- a CDS encoding tetratricopeptide repeat protein, producing MQCRKILLSFLIPFITTTFAFAQSEALKVVVNNLAYYKQKNDLKYLAAAKKSADSLIITKSDTADIEKNTYRALVNSSILYIDSLNKLGQPATLLAETSTLVDKLSANKKEYKYQPEIDYSKRCLANVYIRKGFEFTNNSDFTNARQSFENARKYAPNFKQVNDYIAYSNNKAGNLVDAAKYYSNLLAVDSTRAEYIETASSIYKSLGDTSKALEILQKGRRILPNDRFLLLDEANIYNNQKNYKALEPLIGPLLDINANNADIAFVAANCYDHLNKYDKAESLYLRTIELNSSAYDPVFNLGLLYLKQSATGQEGDEDKNIGRAVLWLEKASEISPNNVQGLKALQLAYSKAGNQDQLDKVNNKLKQITN from the coding sequence ATGCAGTGCCGTAAAATTCTTTTATCATTTTTAATACCATTTATTACCACAACCTTTGCCTTTGCGCAAAGCGAAGCATTAAAGGTTGTGGTTAATAACCTTGCTTATTATAAGCAAAAAAACGATCTGAAATATTTAGCTGCCGCAAAAAAATCAGCAGACAGCTTGATCATTACCAAGTCGGATACGGCAGATATTGAAAAAAACACTTACCGGGCACTGGTTAACTCAAGCATCTTATATATTGATTCGCTAAACAAACTCGGGCAGCCAGCTACTTTACTTGCAGAAACATCAACGCTGGTTGATAAACTGTCGGCAAATAAAAAAGAATATAAGTATCAGCCGGAGATTGATTATTCCAAACGGTGCCTGGCTAATGTTTATATTCGTAAGGGATTTGAGTTTACCAATAATTCAGATTTTACCAATGCAAGGCAATCATTTGAAAATGCGCGTAAATATGCCCCCAATTTTAAGCAGGTTAATGATTATATAGCTTATTCAAATAATAAAGCTGGCAACCTGGTAGATGCGGCAAAATATTACAGTAATTTACTGGCAGTTGACAGTACACGTGCAGAGTACATTGAAACGGCATCAAGTATTTATAAATCATTAGGCGACACTTCAAAAGCATTGGAAATATTGCAAAAGGGTAGGAGGATTTTACCGAATGACAGGTTTTTACTGCTTGATGAAGCTAACATTTATAACAACCAGAAAAATTATAAGGCTCTGGAGCCTTTAATTGGCCCTTTGCTTGACATTAATGCAAATAACGCCGATATTGCATTTGTAGCAGCGAATTGTTACGATCATTTGAACAAATACGATAAAGCCGAATCGCTTTATTTACGCACTATTGAATTAAATAGCTCAGCATACGATCCTGTTTTTAATTTGGGCTTACTTTATTTAAAACAAAGCGCAACCGGACAGGAGGGAGATGAGGATAAAAATATTGGCCGTGCCGTGCTTTGGCTTGAAAAAGCCTCCGAAATATCGCCTAATAATGTACAGGGTTTAAAGGCATTACAATTGGCTTATTCCAAAGCAGGCAATCAGGATCAATTAGATAAAGTAAACAATAAATTAAAACAGATAACCAACTAA
- the gyrA gene encoding DNA gyrase subunit A, with protein sequence MAEGTENDNSSKEDRIISINIDEEMRSAYIDYSMSVIVSRALPDVRDGLKPVHRRVLYGMLDLGLNNNKPYKKSARIVGEVMGKYHPHGDKSVYDTMVRMAQEWSLRYLLVEGQGNYGSIDGDEPAAMRYTEARLQKLAEEMLADINKDTIDFQLNFDDSLQEPTVLPSKFPNLLVNGASGIAVGMATNMAPHNLSEVIDATIALIDNRQIEVTELMKYVKGPDFPTGGIIYGFEGPREALETGRGRIVIRARAEIETHGSDRERIVVTEVPYQVNKALMIERTAELVNEKKLEGISSIRDESSREGIRIVYEIKREANAAIVLNNLFKYTALQTSFSVNNIALVNGRPMMLNLKDLIHHFVEHRHEVVIRRTKFELAEAEKRAHILEGLLIALDHLDEVIRLIRASQTPDEAREGLMSTFGLTDIQARAILDMTLRRLTGLERDKIKDEYAELMKLIDYLRSILNDEGLRMQIIKDELLEVKDKYGDERRTEMVHSSAEMQTEDFIEDEDVVITISREGYIKRTPLTEYRRQGRGGKGSIGSNSRDADFIEHLLVASNHNYMLFFTESGQCYWLRVFEIPEGTRTSKGRAIQNIINIPKEENIKAYIKLISLKDQNYLENNFIIMCTKKGTIKKTSLEAYSRPRANGINAININEGDSLLEATLTTGSSEIVMALKSGRAIRFNESTVRPMGRTATGVRGITLDGDNDEVVGMISIDDAETTVLVVSEKGYGKRTDIDDYRVTNRGGKGVKTLNITEKTGNLVAIKGVTDKEDLMIINKSGIIIRIAISELRTMGRATQGVRLISLKNNDEIASVAKIEHDEDEEKELDENAEDTVADENEATTDGEESTTEEPTE encoded by the coding sequence ATGGCCGAAGGAACAGAAAACGACAATTCAAGTAAGGAAGACAGAATAATTTCGATAAATATTGACGAAGAAATGCGATCCGCTTACATTGATTATTCAATGTCAGTGATCGTTTCAAGGGCGTTACCCGATGTCCGCGATGGATTAAAACCCGTACACAGACGTGTTTTATACGGCATGCTCGACCTGGGTTTAAATAACAATAAACCATATAAAAAATCTGCCCGTATTGTAGGGGAGGTAATGGGTAAATATCACCCGCATGGCGATAAATCAGTATATGATACCATGGTGCGTATGGCACAGGAGTGGAGCTTACGCTACCTGCTGGTTGAGGGCCAGGGCAACTATGGTTCAATTGATGGTGATGAGCCCGCGGCAATGCGTTACACAGAAGCCCGTTTGCAAAAACTTGCCGAAGAAATGCTTGCCGATATCAATAAAGATACCATTGATTTCCAATTAAACTTTGACGACTCCTTACAGGAACCTACAGTTTTACCTTCAAAATTCCCTAACCTACTGGTTAACGGGGCATCAGGTATTGCCGTGGGTATGGCTACCAATATGGCTCCTCATAACCTGTCGGAGGTAATTGATGCCACTATTGCATTGATAGACAACCGCCAGATTGAGGTAACCGAGTTAATGAAATATGTAAAAGGCCCCGATTTTCCTACTGGTGGTATTATATATGGTTTTGAAGGCCCGCGTGAAGCACTGGAAACCGGCAGAGGCAGAATAGTGATCCGAGCAAGGGCTGAAATTGAAACTCATGGAAGCGACAGAGAGCGCATTGTAGTTACCGAGGTTCCTTATCAGGTAAATAAGGCCCTGATGATTGAACGTACCGCAGAACTGGTAAACGAAAAAAAATTGGAAGGCATTTCTTCTATACGCGACGAATCGAGCAGGGAGGGTATCCGTATTGTTTATGAAATTAAACGTGAGGCTAACGCGGCAATTGTATTGAATAATTTATTTAAATACACCGCTCTGCAAACATCATTCAGCGTAAACAATATTGCCCTGGTTAACGGCAGGCCAATGATGCTCAACTTAAAAGATCTGATACATCATTTTGTTGAGCACAGGCACGAGGTTGTTATACGCCGTACTAAATTTGAACTGGCCGAAGCTGAAAAACGCGCCCATATATTAGAAGGCTTACTGATTGCTCTTGATCATTTGGACGAAGTTATTCGCCTGATTCGTGCATCGCAAACACCTGATGAAGCACGGGAAGGCTTAATGAGTACTTTTGGTTTAACAGATATACAGGCCCGCGCTATACTTGATATGACACTTCGCCGGTTAACCGGACTTGAACGCGACAAGATCAAGGATGAATATGCAGAGTTAATGAAGTTGATTGATTATTTAAGGTCAATTTTAAATGACGAAGGCTTAAGGATGCAAATCATTAAAGACGAGTTATTAGAAGTTAAGGATAAATACGGAGATGAGCGCAGAACAGAAATGGTTCACTCATCGGCCGAAATGCAAACTGAAGACTTTATTGAAGATGAAGACGTAGTAATCACCATATCACGTGAGGGTTACATCAAACGTACACCGTTAACAGAATATCGTCGGCAGGGCAGGGGTGGTAAAGGTTCTATCGGCAGTAACAGCCGTGATGCCGACTTTATTGAGCACTTGTTGGTGGCTTCTAACCACAATTATATGCTGTTCTTTACTGAGTCGGGACAATGTTACTGGCTCAGGGTATTTGAAATACCGGAAGGAACACGTACCTCAAAAGGCCGCGCCATTCAGAATATTATCAATATTCCGAAGGAAGAGAATATCAAGGCTTATATTAAATTGATCAGCCTGAAAGACCAGAACTACCTGGAGAATAACTTTATTATCATGTGTACCAAAAAGGGTACCATCAAGAAAACATCGCTTGAAGCTTACTCACGTCCGCGCGCCAATGGTATCAACGCCATCAATATCAACGAAGGTGATTCGCTATTAGAGGCAACATTAACCACAGGCAGCAGCGAGATCGTGATGGCGCTTAAATCTGGCAGAGCGATCAGGTTCAATGAGTCGACTGTTAGACCAATGGGCCGTACAGCCACCGGTGTTCGTGGTATTACTCTTGATGGTGATAACGACGAAGTAGTTGGTATGATCAGTATTGATGATGCCGAGACTACTGTGTTGGTAGTGTCAGAGAAAGGATACGGCAAACGTACCGATATTGACGATTACAGGGTTACTAACCGCGGCGGTAAAGGTGTAAAAACTTTAAATATTACTGAAAAAACCGGAAACCTTGTGGCCATAAAAGGTGTTACTGATAAGGAAGACCTTATGATCATCAATAAATCGGGCATCATTATACGTATAGCTATAAGCGAGCTCAGAACTATGGGACGCGCTACACAGGGTGTTAGGTTAATATCACTTAAAAACAATGATGAAATTGCCTCAGTTGCTAAAATTGAGCATGACGAAGATGAAGAAAAGGAACTTGATGAAAATGCCGAAGATACGGTAGCCGACGAAAATGAAGCTACAACCGACGGTGAAGAATCAACTACTGAAGAACCAACTGAATAA
- the hemF gene encoding oxygen-dependent coproporphyrinogen oxidase yields the protein MISKEQITTDYQQIQDEICAALELTDGKSKFEEEKWEREGGGGGRTRIIQNGNIFEKGGVNFSAVHGQLPENMKRALQVESDDFFATGVSIVIHPNHPMVPIIHMNIRYFEMPSSFGEGQQPIRWFGGGIDLTPHYIIDADAQFFHSSIKAVCDSYYDDFYHRFKLWADDYFFIKHRNETRGIGGIFYDRLTANDELSWDTIFEFSKALGRSFIPVYTELVERNRHTPFTEQQQLWQYQRRSRYTEFNLVYDAGTKFGLETNGRIESILMSLPPTAKWLYNYQATPGSEEEKTLSLLKKGVNWA from the coding sequence ATGATAAGCAAAGAACAAATAACTACCGATTATCAGCAGATACAGGATGAGATATGTGCGGCACTTGAGCTGACCGATGGTAAAAGCAAGTTTGAGGAAGAAAAATGGGAGCGTGAAGGCGGCGGTGGTGGTCGTACCCGTATTATTCAGAATGGTAATATATTTGAAAAGGGCGGTGTGAATTTTTCGGCCGTGCATGGCCAATTACCCGAGAATATGAAAAGAGCGCTCCAGGTAGAATCTGACGATTTTTTCGCAACCGGCGTTTCTATAGTGATCCATCCAAATCACCCGATGGTACCAATCATCCACATGAATATCAGGTATTTTGAAATGCCATCGTCATTTGGTGAAGGGCAACAACCTATAAGGTGGTTCGGTGGGGGGATAGATCTTACACCGCATTATATTATTGATGCCGATGCCCAATTTTTCCACAGTAGTATTAAGGCTGTTTGTGATAGCTATTATGATGATTTTTATCACCGGTTTAAACTATGGGCCGATGACTATTTCTTCATCAAACACCGTAACGAGACCCGTGGCATAGGAGGCATATTTTACGACAGGCTAACCGCAAATGATGAATTATCATGGGATACTATTTTTGAATTCTCAAAAGCGCTGGGCCGCTCATTCATTCCGGTGTATACGGAGTTGGTTGAGCGTAATCGTCATACTCCGTTCACAGAACAGCAACAGCTCTGGCAATATCAGCGCCGCAGCCGTTATACCGAGTTTAACCTGGTTTATGATGCAGGCACCAAATTTGGTTTGGAAACCAACGGGCGCATCGAATCTATATTGATGAGTTTACCGCCTACTGCCAAGTGGCTTTATAACTATCAGGCAACCCCAGGCAGCGAGGAAGAAAAAACCCTATCCTTACTAAAAAAAGGCGTTAACTGGGCTTAA
- a CDS encoding MFS transporter, protein MDTTVSAKLTRNAVFLVLVASLGYFVDIYDLLVFSIVRKSSLHDIGVSDADMLTKGQFIINVQMFGLLLGGILWGVIGDKLGRIKVLFGSILLYSVANFANAYVNDVNMYAIIRFIAGIGLAGELGAGITLVTETLSKEKRGYGTMIVAVIGLFGAAAAVMVAKHGWQNAYKVGGGLGILLLLLRIGTFESGMFKNIEKSEVSKGNFFMLFSNWARFKKYIFCILIGAPLWYVVGVLVTFSPEFGVALKAKDALSAGDGVLYSYIGIAVGDIFAGILAQITRSRKLTMVVFLLLSVISVFCYLSAEGLTSQHFVWLCFFMGCTVGYWATFVTIAAEQFGTNIRSTVTTTVPNFVRGSLIPITLAFNAFKGHYGMITSGYIMMGILTLIALLSLSQLKETFGKDLDYAEIS, encoded by the coding sequence ATGGATACAACTGTTTCTGCCAAACTTACAAGGAATGCCGTTTTTCTTGTTCTCGTTGCCTCTTTGGGTTATTTTGTTGATATATATGATTTACTGGTTTTTTCAATAGTAAGAAAAAGTAGTCTGCATGACATCGGCGTTTCCGATGCCGACATGCTTACCAAAGGGCAGTTTATCATCAATGTACAAATGTTTGGTTTGCTATTAGGCGGTATTTTGTGGGGTGTTATTGGCGATAAGCTGGGGCGCATAAAGGTACTTTTTGGTTCTATATTACTCTATTCTGTGGCCAATTTTGCAAATGCATATGTTAACGACGTAAACATGTATGCTATTATCCGCTTTATTGCGGGTATAGGCCTGGCAGGCGAATTGGGCGCCGGTATTACGCTGGTAACCGAAACGCTAAGTAAGGAAAAACGCGGTTATGGAACCATGATTGTAGCAGTAATTGGCTTATTTGGCGCAGCTGCCGCAGTAATGGTAGCCAAGCATGGCTGGCAAAATGCCTATAAAGTAGGCGGTGGATTAGGCATACTTTTACTTTTGTTAAGAATAGGAACTTTTGAATCGGGTATGTTTAAAAATATAGAGAAATCCGAGGTATCAAAAGGAAACTTTTTTATGCTTTTCAGCAACTGGGCCAGGTTTAAAAAATATATATTCTGCATTTTAATAGGCGCACCGTTATGGTATGTTGTTGGGGTACTCGTTACATTCAGCCCTGAATTTGGGGTAGCTTTAAAGGCAAAAGATGCTCTAAGCGCCGGCGATGGTGTGTTATACAGCTACATAGGTATAGCCGTTGGCGATATATTTGCTGGCATACTCGCTCAGATCACCAGGTCAAGAAAACTTACCATGGTGGTATTTTTACTACTTTCGGTTATAAGCGTTTTTTGCTATTTAAGCGCCGAGGGACTTACAAGTCAGCACTTTGTTTGGTTATGTTTCTTTATGGGTTGTACTGTTGGCTATTGGGCAACTTTTGTTACTATTGCCGCCGAGCAGTTTGGCACCAACATACGCTCAACAGTAACTACAACAGTACCAAATTTCGTGAGAGGTTCGCTTATTCCAATTACATTGGCATTCAATGCATTTAAGGGGCACTATGGAATGATCACAAGTGGTTATATTATGATGGGGATACTGACTCTTATTGCATTGCTTTCATTAAGCCAGTTAAAAGAAACATTTGGCAAAGATCTGGATTACGCAGAGATCAGTTAA
- a CDS encoding cold-shock protein yields the protein MKTGKVKWFNTQKGYGFIVTDDGKDLFVHFKDVQGGVNAIKDNDEVTYEVEEGRKGLQAVNVKKA from the coding sequence ATGAAAACTGGAAAAGTAAAATGGTTTAACACACAAAAAGGTTACGGCTTTATTGTTACCGATGATGGTAAAGATCTTTTTGTACACTTCAAAGACGTACAAGGCGGCGTAAATGCCATTAAAGATAATGACGAAGTTACTTACGAAGTGGAAGAAGGAAGAAAAGGACTGCAGGCTGTAAATGTAAAAAAAGCATAG
- a CDS encoding peroxiredoxin: MSLRLGDKAPNFQAKTSAGDIDFYEYLGDSWGVLFSHPGDYTPVCTTELGRTAALKSEFDKRDVKVLALSVDSVDSHHGWIGDINETQGVEVNFPIIADEDRKISEAYDMIHPNASVNATVRSLFIIGPDKAVKLIITYPASTGRNFQEILRVIDSLQLTANYGVATPVDWKDGEDVVVVPAIKTEDIPAKFPKGYKAVKPYLRITPQPNK; encoded by the coding sequence ATGAGTTTACGATTAGGCGATAAAGCCCCAAATTTTCAAGCTAAAACATCAGCAGGAGACATTGATTTTTATGAATACCTTGGCGATAGCTGGGGCGTACTTTTTTCACACCCTGGCGATTATACACCAGTTTGTACTACCGAACTGGGCAGAACAGCAGCACTAAAAAGCGAGTTTGATAAACGAGATGTTAAAGTATTGGCATTAAGTGTTGATTCGGTTGATTCACACCATGGATGGATAGGGGATATCAACGAAACTCAAGGTGTAGAGGTAAATTTCCCCATCATTGCCGATGAGGACCGTAAAATTTCTGAAGCTTATGATATGATACACCCAAATGCGTCGGTAAACGCAACTGTCAGGTCATTATTTATCATAGGGCCGGATAAAGCTGTAAAGCTGATCATCACGTATCCGGCATCAACAGGACGTAACTTTCAGGAAATATTGAGGGTGATAGATTCGCTGCAGTTAACTGCCAACTACGGCGTAGCAACACCTGTTGACTGGAAGGACGGGGAAGATGTAGTTGTAGTACCAGCTATTAAAACCGAAGACATTCCTGCCAAATTTCCAAAGGGTTATAAAGCGGTAAAACCTTATTTAAGGATAACTCCGCAACCAAACAAATAA
- a CDS encoding glycoside hydrolase family 15 protein: MSRHTYDTGIIGNCAFLAHINKNTNVDWLCWPRFDSTFIFGGLLDKKKGGEFSILPEGEYTSQQHYLENTNVLITEISPKSGGKYRVTDFAPRFYQHQRYYKPLMLFRKIEAIEGSPRVIVKCEPVSEYGAVKLSVNRGSNHIQYLGGEESIRLTTNIPISYVFDEQPFVLNETKYLALTYGEPLEAALISTADRFLAETIQYWRTWIKHSSIATYYQPFVIRSGLALKIHQFEDTGAIIAASTTSLPESPGSGRNWDYRYCWLRDTYYVITALNHIGHFEEMEKYFGYVTDISFSEDDRYQPLYGVTGKKNLVEHILADLDGYMGNQPVRIGNQAYEHIQNDIYGQVMISMLPLYTDHRFVFSERKDSVKWIEFLLNKIEHTIDEKDAGIWEFRNMANIHCYSNLFQWAGASAAEKMARTIDNKELIDKAIALKEQAAAHIESCYDPVRKVYTNSAGSSNLDASTLQLIMMNYLDPESQRAKDHLLALEKELRTPNGLFYRYLYTDDFGKPKTTFLICAFWYVEALASVGRLDDAQREFANLLQYSNHLLLFSEDVDEETGSQWGNFPQAYSHVGLMNAAYRIAIKLDRPIFL, encoded by the coding sequence ATGAGCAGACATACCTACGACACCGGAATAATTGGAAACTGTGCCTTTTTGGCCCATATTAATAAAAACACTAATGTAGACTGGCTTTGCTGGCCACGTTTTGACAGTACTTTCATTTTTGGCGGTTTGCTGGATAAAAAGAAAGGCGGCGAATTTTCTATTCTGCCGGAGGGCGAATATACTTCGCAACAGCACTATCTGGAGAATACAAATGTTTTAATAACTGAAATAAGCCCTAAAAGTGGCGGAAAATATCGTGTTACCGACTTTGCTCCACGCTTTTACCAACACCAGCGTTATTATAAACCACTTATGTTGTTCAGGAAAATTGAGGCTATTGAAGGCTCCCCACGGGTTATTGTTAAATGTGAACCGGTATCTGAATATGGGGCAGTAAAGCTTAGCGTAAACCGCGGAAGCAATCATATACAATACCTTGGCGGCGAGGAAAGCATCAGGCTTACTACCAATATACCAATAAGCTATGTTTTTGATGAACAACCGTTTGTATTAAACGAAACTAAGTATCTTGCTTTAACCTACGGCGAACCACTCGAAGCGGCTTTGATTTCAACAGCCGACAGGTTTTTGGCCGAAACCATCCAATACTGGCGTACCTGGATCAAACACTCTTCTATTGCAACTTATTACCAGCCTTTTGTGATCCGTTCGGGGTTGGCTTTAAAAATACACCAGTTTGAAGATACCGGCGCTATTATAGCAGCAAGCACAACAAGCTTGCCCGAATCACCTGGGAGCGGCCGTAATTGGGATTACCGTTATTGCTGGCTGCGCGACACTTACTATGTAATAACTGCTTTAAATCACATAGGGCATTTTGAAGAAATGGAAAAATATTTTGGCTATGTTACTGATATTTCCTTTTCTGAAGACGACCGGTATCAGCCACTTTACGGAGTGACAGGCAAGAAAAACCTTGTTGAACATATTCTGGCCGACCTGGATGGCTATATGGGTAACCAGCCTGTACGTATAGGTAACCAGGCATATGAGCACATACAGAATGATATTTATGGCCAGGTAATGATATCCATGCTCCCATTGTATACCGATCATCGCTTTGTTTTTTCAGAAAGAAAAGATTCTGTAAAATGGATAGAATTTTTGCTTAATAAAATTGAACATACCATAGATGAAAAAGACGCCGGGATATGGGAATTCAGAAACATGGCCAATATACATTGTTACAGTAACCTGTTTCAGTGGGCGGGCGCTTCAGCGGCTGAAAAAATGGCCCGAACCATAGACAATAAAGAACTTATAGATAAAGCAATTGCGTTAAAAGAACAAGCCGCGGCCCACATTGAAAGCTGCTACGATCCGGTAAGAAAAGTGTACACCAATTCGGCAGGAAGCTCTAATCTTGATGCCAGTACCCTGCAATTAATTATGATGAATTATCTTGATCCTGAATCGCAGAGGGCTAAAGATCATTTACTTGCATTAGAAAAAGAGCTAAGGACGCCTAATGGATTATTTTACAGGTATTTATACACAGATGATTTCGGTAAACCTAAAACTACATTCCTGATTTGTGCTTTTTGGTATGTGGAGGCGCTGGCCAGTGTTGGCCGTTTAGATGATGCACAGCGTGAATTTGCCAATTTACTGCAATACTCCAATCACCTGTTGTTATTTAGTGAAGATGTTGATGAGGAAACCGGCAGCCAATGGGGTAACTTCCCGCAGGCTTACAGCCATGTAGGCTTAATGAACGCTGCTTACCGGATAGCTATTAAATTAGACAGGCCGATATTTTTATAA